From Curtobacterium sp. MCBA15_012:
AGCACCGAAAACCTTGCAGCGGAAGGGTTCTGTCCGGCCACCTCGGAACACCACGAGGGAGGCCGCGGTTGGCTCGACGGGTGGCCGATGCGCGGCCGCCACTGACGAAAGGTGCACCCGTGACCCAGACGGTCTTCCTCGAGGTCCGGTTCCGCGACGACGTCGGCCAGGACGCGATCGACGCCGCGGTCCGCGAGACCCTCGCCCAGACGGCGGGCTTCGCCGGCAACGAGTCGCTCGAGGTGCTCTTCGACGACGCCGACCCGACCCGTGCGGTCGTGCTCGAGCGCTGGACGACCGCGGCCGACCACGACGCCTACGTCGCGTGGCGTGCGACCCCGGAGGGCGCTCCGGAGGCCCTCGGCGCCGTGCTCGCCGGACCGCCCGTCACCCGGACGTTCGGCCGCACGCTCGACCTGGCCTGACCCGGTCACGACGACGCCCCGCACACCAGCGTGTGCGGGGCGTCGTGGTGCCGGCGACGGGCTCAGCCGAACGGGACGACCCGCACGACCACCGCCACGACGAGCATCGCGACCGACACCACCGCCGCGC
This genomic window contains:
- a CDS encoding putative quinol monooxygenase codes for the protein MTQTVFLEVRFRDDVGQDAIDAAVRETLAQTAGFAGNESLEVLFDDADPTRAVVLERWTTAADHDAYVAWRATPEGAPEALGAVLAGPPVTRTFGRTLDLA